GTTAGTCTTAAGCTTTACGAAGGTGAAACATTAGGTGTGGTTGGTGAGTCTGGTTGTGGTAAATCAACGTTAGCACGTGCCATTATTGGTTTAGTACCCGCTAGTGCTGGTAGCGTCGTTTGGTTAGGTGAGGATTTAACTAAACTGGACAAGAAAAACCTACGGCTTAAGCGTAAAGAGATTCAGATGATTTTTCAAGATCCTCTCGCTTCTCTCAACCCGCGAATGAATGTGGGTGATATTATTGCTGAGCCATTACAGACTTTTTACCCTCATTTGTCTAAAGCTGAAGTTAAAAATCAAGTTAAAGATATGATGAGTAAAGTAGGGTTGTTACCGAATGTTGTTAATCGCTATCCTCATGAATTTTCAGGTGGTCAATGCCAACGTATTGGTATTGCGCGGGCTTTAATTCTCAAACCCAAAATGATCATTTGTGATGAACCGGTATCTGCGTTAGACGTGTCGATTCAAGCTCAAGTGGTTAATTTGTTAAAAGAATTACAAAACGAATTAGGGTTAAGTTTAGTGTTTATTGCCCATGATTTATCGGTTGTTAAACATATTTCTGATCGTGTTTTGGTCATGTATTTAGGTAATCCAGTCGAATTGGCTGAATGTGACTCTTTATTTAACGAGCCTAAACATCCTTACACTAAAGCATTAATGTCTGCTGTACCCATTCCTGACCCTAGATTGGAACGTGCTAAAAAAATACAAATGCTGGAAGGGGATTTACCATCACCTATTAATCCACCATCAGGCTGTGTGTTTAGAACGCGTTGCCCCGTTGCCATTGATGCATGTGCGACGAGTAACGTAAAATTAAAAGGTAGCGAGATACACTCTGCTGCGTGTATTTTGCAATAACAGCTGTCATAAATTCTTAAATAAGCCATGAAAAGGTTAATATGTGAGTATGGCATGTATTAACCTTCTTTTATGGCACTATAACCATGTACTATTTAACATATCTAAAATGATACTTTGTTTTATTTAACAATATTACGCCTGCCTTCGAGACCATCTATCTTTTTTTATATTCACTTATTTTGCGTAAATATGCGAAAAAACACGTTCATAAATTGAAATTTAGTGCACTTTTACTTTATGATGTGCCAACAAATATCATCCGAAAATCATTTAGGGAATCAGAATGACAACATATAACATTGCTTTACTAGCAGGCGACGGTATCGGTCCTGAAGTAATGAAAGAAGCTGTAAAAGTTTTAAAATTAGTTGAAGAGCGTAACGCTGACGTTAATTTTGAATTAAATGACGTATTATTTGGTGCTGCTGCTTACTTTGCAACAGGCAAAGCTTTCCCTGAAGAAACTAAAGCCGCTTGTGATAAAGCAGATGCTATCTTAAAAGGTACTATTGGTTTAAACCACGAAGACTCTAAAAAAATTCCAGTTGACGAACAACCTGAGCGTGGTGCGTTATTGCCTCTACGTCGTCGTTACAATACTTACGCTAATTTCCGCCCAGTTTATTTACCAAAAGGTTTGGCTCACTTTTCTCCGCTTAAAGAGTCAGTGGTTGGCGAAGGCATCGATATCATGTTAATTCGTGAGTTAGTCGGTGGTTTATATTTCGGCGAGAAAGAAACAGGCGTTGACGCTGAAGGTCGTCGTTACGTTCGTGAAGTATTAGAATACGATGAAGATCAAATTCGTCAAATTGTACGCGTTGGTTTTGAAGTTTCAATGAAACGTAAAAAAGTAATGCACAACATCCATAAATCAAATGTATTAAAATCAAGCGTGTTATGGAACGAGATTGTAGAAGAAGAAAGCAAAAACTTCCCTGAAGTTGAAGTGATCAATATTTTAGTTGATGCTGCTGCTACTTACCTATGTCTGAAACCAACCATGTTTGACGTAATGGTAATGGAAAACATGTTTGGCGATATCTTAAGTGACCAAGGCGGCGGTATTTTAGGTTCTTTAGGCCTAATGCCTTCTGCTTGTAAAGGCCCTGAAAAATCTTACTACGAACCATCTCACGGTAGTGCGCCAGATATTGCAGGTAAAGGTATTGCTAACCCATACTCAATGATAGGTTCAGTAGCATTAATGCTTGAAATGAGCTTTGGGATGGAAAAAGAAGCTAAAAACCTATGGGCTGCTATGCAAGGTGTATTTGAAGATGGTTACTCAACATCTGACCTGTCTAAAGAAGGTGAAGCTAACTTAGTAAGTACTGCTGAATTTGGTGATTTAGTGTGTGCTAAATTAGCGAAAATGCCTGTTTAATTTTAACTAAAAAAATAAAAAACCTAGAGCCACGTTTAACGTGGCTTTTTTGTGTCTTGAAAATAATTGAGTTCAGTTATCCTCCCAAATAGATGTTTTAGACTTCTAAATCGAGATAGCGATATTTTAAAAGTTATCAATACATTTAAGATAAATTTATTTTTTGACATTGTAAATGACTATTTTTTTATTTTTATTGATATTGTTGTTTATATTTGCTTTTATAATCTTTAATTTTAATTCTGTTAAGGATAAACATGAAAATATTTAACAAAATCATATTGGTATTGATTCTTTCGCTTAGTAGCTTATACAATTTTTCATATGCTAAAGTGATAGATAACGGTACTTATACAACAATAAATGGGTTAGATTGGTTAGATTGGTCATTTACATCAGAGTTAACACAACAAGAAGCAATCGAAACATTTGATAAACCAGGTTATGGTAATGCTTTTCGTTTAGCAACACACGAAGAAGCCATCGCAATGTTAGAAACTGTTTTTATCAATACCTATAAAGATATCGATGGTCGAGAAGGTATTCCTTGGAACGGGGATAATATAGTTTTACACCAAGATGTTTATGGTGCTGAGTTTACAATTGATTTTTTAGATTTATTTGGAACATCAAATTCACCCGATCCTTATTCTGGAAGGTTTCGCTCATATGGCTATATTAATGATGGTGCATATGGAATTTATGAGGAAGAATGGATCTTTGGTGGTTCAGAATCATTTAACCCAAATCAAGGTGGAATAGTATTAGTACGAGTACCTGCTCCTAGTACTTCAATTCTATTTGCTATATTCTTAGCGCTTATTATTACAGCTAGATATAAATCTGCCGTTTAATTAGTAATGTTAGACTAATTAATAAGCAATATTTTAGTTGATATATTTTAAAACCACGTTTAGAGCGTGGTTTTTTTTTGGAGAAACAAAATGGCGTTAAAGCCTACTATTTTTAAAATGAACATTAATGTATCGAATTTAGATAATGATGTTTATGAAACGATTGCCATGACCGTCGCACAACATCCTTCTGAAACCACAGAACGTATGGTGACGCGTATCTTAGCTTTTGTATTAAACAATCAAGAGTTCTTAAGTTTTACCACAGGGTTGAGTGAAGCGGATGATCCTGATATTTGGGCAAAAAATTACAGCGATGAATTTTTACTGTGGGTTGATGTGGGTGAACCTGCTTTTGATCGTATCAAAAAAGCATGTCGTCAAGCTAAAGTAGCTAAAGTGTATACGTTTAATACTAAATCTAGTGTGTGGTGGAAGCAGTCGCAAAAAGATTTCTCAACCATTAAAGCGGAAGTCTATCAATTTGAATTTGAGCAAATTCAAGCACTCGCGGCTTTGGTTGAGCGAACAATGGATTTTAGTATTACTATTACAGATAATGTTTTTTATATAGCCGCTAATAAAGGTAGTTGTGAAGTTAACTTTACCGTTTTACAGCAGCCTGATTAGTATAATCATTGCGCACGACCAAGTAGTGCGTATAATTCGCACTTCAAAATTTATACAGTCCTGAATCCAAGAGTGGTACCCATGAAATTTATCGTTAAACTTTTTCCTGAAATTATGATGAAAAGTAAACCTGTGCGTAAGCGCTTCAGCAAAATGTTACAGGGCAATATCCGTAACGTACTGACTCGTCATGATGAAGATATTAAAGTGATACTCGAATGGGATAAAATTATTGTTCGTAGTGAAAATGATGATCCTGATAATAAAGCAAAAGTGATCCATTATTTACAAAGTACGCCTGGTATTGCGTTTTTCTTGGAAGTGACTGAATCTACTTTTACTGATATTCATGACATATACGAGCAAACAAAAGCATGTTTTGGGGATAGTCTTGCAGGCAAAACATTTTGTGTTCGTGCAAAACGTATTGGTACCCATGACTTTGGATCAAATGAAGTTGAACGTTATGTCGGTGGTGGCTTAAATCAACACACTGATGCACTTGCTGTTAAATTAAAAAATCCAGATATAACAGTTAATATTGAAATCAACCAAGATAAATTATTTATGGTTGATCAACGTCATAAAGGATTAGGTGGTTTCCCATTAGGAACACAAGAATCTGTTTTATCATTAATT
Above is a genomic segment from Psychromonas sp. L1A2 containing:
- the leuB gene encoding 3-isopropylmalate dehydrogenase, which produces MTTYNIALLAGDGIGPEVMKEAVKVLKLVEERNADVNFELNDVLFGAAAYFATGKAFPEETKAACDKADAILKGTIGLNHEDSKKIPVDEQPERGALLPLRRRYNTYANFRPVYLPKGLAHFSPLKESVVGEGIDIMLIRELVGGLYFGEKETGVDAEGRRYVREVLEYDEDQIRQIVRVGFEVSMKRKKVMHNIHKSNVLKSSVLWNEIVEEESKNFPEVEVINILVDAAATYLCLKPTMFDVMVMENMFGDILSDQGGGILGSLGLMPSACKGPEKSYYEPSHGSAPDIAGKGIANPYSMIGSVALMLEMSFGMEKEAKNLWAAMQGVFEDGYSTSDLSKEGEANLVSTAEFGDLVCAKLAKMPV
- the oppF gene encoding murein tripeptide/oligopeptide ABC transporter ATP binding protein OppF; translated protein: MNNEKKLILDINDLKVQFSIASKSLLPWAKPDTLKAVDGVSLKLYEGETLGVVGESGCGKSTLARAIIGLVPASAGSVVWLGEDLTKLDKKNLRLKRKEIQMIFQDPLASLNPRMNVGDIIAEPLQTFYPHLSKAEVKNQVKDMMSKVGLLPNVVNRYPHEFSGGQCQRIGIARALILKPKMIICDEPVSALDVSIQAQVVNLLKELQNELGLSLVFIAHDLSVVKHISDRVLVMYLGNPVELAECDSLFNEPKHPYTKALMSAVPIPDPRLERAKKIQMLEGDLPSPINPPSGCVFRTRCPVAIDACATSNVKLKGSEIHSAACILQ
- a CDS encoding YaeQ family protein, with amino-acid sequence MALKPTIFKMNINVSNLDNDVYETIAMTVAQHPSETTERMVTRILAFVLNNQEFLSFTTGLSEADDPDIWAKNYSDEFLLWVDVGEPAFDRIKKACRQAKVAKVYTFNTKSSVWWKQSQKDFSTIKAEVYQFEFEQIQALAALVERTMDFSITITDNVFYIAANKGSCEVNFTVLQQPD